GGTTGCCAGACTGGAACCACAGATGGCGGAGAAACCACCGCAGGCCACGATGGTCGCCATCGACAAACCACCCTTGCGATGCCCCAGAAACGCATGGGAAACCCGATACAACTCATGCGACAAGCCAGAACGTGTTACCAGGTTGCCCATCAGAATGAACAGCGGAATCACCGACAGGCTGTATTCCTGTACGGTGTCGATCACGCGGTTGGAGGCCATCGACAGCGGGCCAGTCCAGCGGAAGCTGTCCAGATTGCCAAACTCCAGCCCCATCAAGGCCGAAAAACCAAAAAAACCGACCAGACCCATGGCAAATGCGATTGGCATCCGCACCACAATGATCAGAAAAAGCAGAACGGCAAAGCCGATCAAGATAACTGACATAATTCTACCCGTACCGGTTCTGGTTAGTGTTTATCCTGGAACAGGATGCGATACACGCCATAGGTGATCATGCCGAACGCGGTGGCCCAGCTCATCACGGCGATGTACATCACCACGTAACCGCTGGGCATCCCCAGAAACTCGGTCACGACTCCACGCCCAATCGAACGCTCACCCAGTTCGAAAATGCGCCAGGCCAGAAAATACAGTGAAGAGGACATCACCAACGCGGCAAACAGCGCCAGCACCTTTACAATCACCGATCCCAGAAAGCGATCCAGCAGATCGACCACAATGTGGCCCCCGCGCCAGGTCACTACCGGCATTGCAGCGAACACCATCACCGCCAAACCGATCTCGGTCAGCTCGGTACCGCCGTGCAGCGGGCTGTTGAATACATAACGACCAACCACGTCGACACAGGTCAACGCCATCAGAATAAACAGCACAACAGACGCTACGACCTCAAGAAAAAAAGCCAGCCACAAGGCCGGCCCCTTCTCGTCGTAGTGCTTTTTTAACCATGCACTGAATGACATCCATCAATCCTTGTATTCAGACTCAAGCTTCATCGCGATGTCACGAAACTCCGATAGCGCTGACTCAGCATCAACTCCGGAGTCCTTAACCGATGCTAACCAAGCCTCATCAAGCCCTTCAGCGACACGCACAAACTCTTCGGCCATTGGGTCACCCTTTTTGACCACATTGACCTGTACTCCCTTAGCTATACTCTCCTGCAGCGCTTCATCACCACAGCGTTCCCATTCAGCCCCTGCCAGGCGTGACAGCCGTTCACCCGAAACGGAAAGAAGCGCTGTACGATTTTCCTCAGACAGCGAATCCAGGAAATCAGGGTTGATGAAGAATGCAAAGCTGGTCTGGTACATACCTCCAGGGAGGAGTGTCAGGTTACGTGCGACTTCATTCAAACGTATAGTTCGCTGCTCACATACAGGCAGAAACGTGCCATCAATAACACCCTGTTGCATCATCTCATATACTTTGGGTGCGGGTGCGCCAACCCCAACAACCTTCATTCGCTCACCCAGTGCATTCATGACACCACCACCAAGGCGCATCTTTTTCCCTTCCAGGTCTGCCAATGAGGTAATTGGTTCAATTGTATGAATCTGCCCCGGTGCATGAGTAAAGAGGCCTACAACTTCTACGCCATCAAACTCTCTTGCCTTACTCAGATACTTTTCATGTACACGCCAATAGGCTGTCGAAGCCGCCTCGGCGTTAGCGCTGTACAATGGCAGCTCTGCCAGTTGTGTCAGTTCAAACCGGCCTGGTACATACCCTGTTGAAGACCAAGCCGCATCCACAACGCCATCTTCAACCTGTGTAAACAAATCTTTAGGGTGGCCGAGGTTATATTCAATTTTAATTTTGACTTCACCTTTCGTAGCCTCTTCGATCCATTTACCCCAAGTGGGGATAACTACTGCATTTTGCGGATGTGAAGGCGGCAGCCAACTAGCCACATGTAATGTTGTCTCACCATAGGCCATACCACTCAAAGCAAAAGTGGTGGCAATCACAGAGTAAATCTTATTTATTTTTTTCATTGTTTTACCTCTATTATTGATTTAATTCAAATAATGAACTTTTCTATTTCTGACTCTTTCCATTCAAAACCTGCACCTGGCTCATCAGACAATACAGCCCTGCCATCACAGAATTTGAGTGACGAGTCCACAACCGATTTTGCAATATCCAGCCTTTCCAACCAGTGTGCGGTTTCTGTTACCGTTAGCAGATGTGCACTAAACTCCTGAAATAAATGACTGGACATAGGTTTTGCATAAGCCTCAGCCAAAGCAGCGGCCTTGATCCAACCCGTAACACCACCTATTTTCATAATATCTGGCATGGCAAAATCATTCGCCCCTAGACGCAGAGTCTTAATCATATCTTCGGTGCCAAGCCAGTTCTCACCAACCTGAACAGGTATATTGACCCTTTCCTTAACCTGTCGACAGGCCTCATCATCAAAATAAGAAACAGGCTCCTCAACCCAGTAGACTCCTTCCGACTCCAAAGCGTTTATACGATTAATCGCTTCGGGAACAGAAAGCCCCTGATTATAGTCAACCATAATTTTTATATTTTCACCGGCAGCTTCTCGAATCCGCCGAATAACGGCGATATCCTCGTTTACATGCGAATAGCCGATCTTGGTTTTTACGCCTTTGAAACCTTGTGAGGCAGCATTCTCAGCACGCATTGCGGCAAGTTCTATTCCATCCATACTGTGGCTGTCATAGCTCTTTATTTCTTTTTTACTGCCACCAAGTAGCTTATAAAGAGGCAAGTTGGCAGACTTTGAAAAGGCATCCCAAAGAGCCATATCAATGCCAGAGCCAGCCATTCGCATTAAACCCGTGTAGCCAAGCAGCTTGAATTTGTTTTCAAGCATCTGGTTGATGGCCACAGGCTCCAGACGACTCTCAAGGATGAGTCCACTCAGTGACTCAGTAAGCGTCTTTAACGCACTGAGCACTACAGGCGAGTATGCAAATATATATGACCTTCCAACAACATTTGCATCTGTATGAATATCAATCAGAACCAACGGTGATGTATCAACAACACCTATAGCAGTATATACCGGATACTCAAGTGGAACATTAACAGCCCTCACGTCCACTTTTTTTATAAAAATATCTGACATAATTTTATACCTCAGCTATAAATAAAGCTTTTATCTAACTGGTTAATATCCGCGCAGCCAATATGTGCCAGCGTGCGATCCACATCATCCTTGAGCATTTGAATCATCTCGCCAACGCCCTCTTCTCCACGGGCCGCCAAGGCCCAAAGCAATGGTCGCCCAATCAGCGTCGCCTCAGCCCCCAGAGCGACCGCCTTTACAATGTCTGATCCACGTCTAATGCCACTATCGATCATCACTGAAATATCGACCGAAGATGCAGCACGCTCCAGGATCTGAATGGGAGCAATACAACTATCCAGCTGTCTCCCACCATGGTTTGACAGGACAACACCATCGATGCCCATTTCTGCACATCGTTTAACATCTTCCACTGAATTAATCCCTTTAACGACAAGCCGATGTGGCCACTGATCCCTAAGCCATCTCAAGTCTTCCCAGTTAAAACTTGCATCCATCTTTCTGCTCATTAAGGCTGCCTGAACCTCAATGTCATTCAGTTCGGCCGTTTCGAAATTAGCCAGTTTTGGCATTCCATTCTTGAGCAGGTTCAACGACCAGGCCGGATGCAAAGCACCATCCAATATCGTTCTGGGTGTGTATTTAGCCGGTAGTGAAAATCCGTTACGGAGATCTCGTTCACGGTAGCCATTGACACCGACATCAACCGTCAGAATCAGAACCTGGTAGCCGCTATTTTTTGCCCTTTCCACAAACTGCTTCGCCAGCTCACGATGAATGACGTACAGCTGAAACCAAAGCTCTCCATCACAGGCTTTTGCCACCTCTTCGATGGAAGCGTTTGAAGCCGTAGACAGTGAAAATGGAATACCAGCCTTGGCAGCTGCTCGGGCAATTTTTACATCGCCATTTGAACTGAACATTCCATTCAACCCTGTTGGGGCCACAGCAAAAGGCGCTTGCTGGCTTTTACCCAGAATGGTTCGGCTAATGTTTCTACTACCAACATCCAGCAGCCTTTTAGGAGCAAATTTTATTTTTTCTATTTCACTCAGGTTATGCTGTAGACCTACTTCATTATCAGCACCACCTTCGAGATAATCAAAAACCATCTTTGGTAATTTAGACTTTGCTGCCCGACGATAGTCATTGTGGCTAATCATTTTCATTTTCAAAACCTGAATTCATCTTTAATTCGGTACTTGTAGAATCGAAACAATATTCGGAAAGGTCAACACGACAATCAGGACAGTAATTTGAAGTCCAACAAAGGGAAGTGCTGCAGCATATACCTGTGTCAGTTTCGTTGATCCGGGCGCTACTCCTTGCATAACCAGTAGCAGTAACCCAAAAGGAGGAGTTAGAAGGCTAATTTCCATCGCAATCAAGACCAAAACGCCAAACCAGACAAGGTCAATTCCTGTCGTATGAACCAAGGGAATGAAGAAAGGAAGTGTCAACATGATCATACTTATTTGATCAACAAAACATCCCAGCACCAGCAAGGTCAACAGCATAAGAATTACCAGGTGGATGCTTGTCAGCTGAAGATTGGAAACTGCTTCAAGAAGGCCAGTTGTAGCACCTGAGAACGATAGTATTTGTGAAAAAGTCGTCGATGCTACCAGGATAAAAAGAATAGAAGCTGATAACTTGGCGGTTTCAGTGAGCGCAACAAATATTTTATTAATATTAATGGACTTATATAAAAATGCAGCCACAAGCGCAGCAACCACACCAAATGCAGCCGACTCAGTTGGAGATGCCAAACCAAATACAAGAGAGCCGACTACCGCGAAGAAGATGATAAAAAGAGGTACAACATCCTTCAGGAAAGGCGTCCATTTACTCCCTTTTGGGTTCTTCAAGTCATGGTCACAGGGTGCCAATGACGGATTCATTGCACAACGTACAATGACGTACAAGAGAGTGACTACACCAATCATGATGCCTGGAACAACACCCGCTATTAAAAGCTTACTGATCGAAATACCGCCTAAACTGGCCAAAGTTACTGCCAATGCGGAAGGCGGAATTAATATAGCAATGCCTCCTACCGCCAAGATCGGCCCCATCGCCATCGTTGGGTGGTATCCCTTGCGCGTCATTTCAGGCAAGAGCGAACTCCCCATCATGGCAGTATTGGCAATACTGGAACCTGACAAGGTCGCAAAGGCGGTGCCTCCCAGCACCGAGACAATACTCAGGCGTCCAGGTACCGCCGAAATAAGCCGTTCAATTGCAGAAATTGTACGCTGTGCCAGCCCTGTATGAAAAAGCAGCTCCCCCATTAGAATAAACAGCGGCACTGGTACAAGAGAAAATAAATTAATGGCTTCAGCTGAGTTTCTCGCCATCTGAATGAGGCCAAATTCCCCTCCCAAAAAAACAAATGCACCCAGTAAATTCACACAGAAAAATGCGAAAACAACGGGAAGGCCTGAAAGCATTAATATAAAAAGAGTCGAAAAAAGAAATCCTATTGCGATATACCATTCCATGATCTATGCCTCCGCCCCAAATGATCGAATCGAAAACTCAACACAGATGAAAAACAAGCTCACAACTGGAAACACCAGTATTAAATATTCTGGTATCACTATTGTTTTTATTAGTAAGCTCTCTTCATGAATAGAATGATAAAGGATATATGAGAATAGCCCAAGCAATATAAAAGATATTCCAAGGCCAACCAGGCTTATCAACCTACCAAGTATTGCTTTCTTTAGTCCGGTCATGTTTTTCACTAATACATCAACGGAAACATGGCAACCTTCTTTAAGCACCCAAGGTGCAGCCAAAAAAGTAGAGACTGTCAGACCATACTCTGACAGCTCTACAACCCATGAGAAAGAGGCGATATCCAAATTACGAAGGATGACATTTAAAAACACCATCACTGACATCAATAGAATCGTCAAGCCGGAGGCTACAACCATAGTTATCAAGGTGCGTTCATAAAGAATACGCATGATAATAAACCTTTATTTTTATTATAGATAATCATTAATCAATTATTTCTTTTATTCTCTTAGTCGTTTCCTCATCGTTATCCAGAAGCTCTCTCCATGCCGCGTCGTAAGCTACTTTCAAATATCGTTCTTTTTCGTTTCCTTCCAAAGTGAGCGTTTGAATACCGGCGTCTTGCTGTAGCTTCCGCTCGTTCTGACTGATTGCTGCATTATTATCATTCAGTGATTCAAGCCACAGTGCTTTTTGGGTCAAATAGTCACGCTGCTCTTTTGTCAGCTTGCTACTCCATGTTCTCTCATTGACCATGACGGTTACATCGGCCTGGTAGAAACCGGGATCAACCCGATACTTAGTTTGCTCTTGCCAACCGAGATCAAAGACTCCCTGCATTGTCCATCCATAGCCATCGACGACGCCTCGCTCAAGTGCTGTATAGACTTCACCGGGGGTTGTTTGCATTACAGAAGCTCCAAGCTCTTCGAAAAAAGCACGGTATATCGGCGTAATCCGTAACCGCTGTCCTTCCAAATTGGCTGAAGTCAAAGGCTTATTGGTATAAAGATGGAATTCGTTGCCATAATTGGTATAAGCCAGAAGATGAACATTCATCTCCTCTTTCCAGATCTTTTGGAGCTGAGACCACTTGCCTGCTGCACGAAGCTCCTGTGGCGAATATCGGGTCAATTTCAATGAGTCGGCCGCAGGCATGACATTACTGTAAAAAGCACCGGTGGATAGAATCATGTCTACAACGCCATTCTTGATTGCATTACCTATCTGAAAAGGAGGCATCGCTTCAGGACCACCGACATAGCGAATTCTAACCGGTGCGTTCTTGTCCTCGTTGATACTAGCAACAAATTGATCAAAACCTTTTGATATCGCAGTTCCCTTATTGAAGGCTGAAATAGCTGATATCTCAACTTGATCACCTGCAATTGAAACCGATGTGTAGCCTGAAAACATAATAGCTAGTGAAAGAGGAAGATATTTATTGATTTTATTTTTATTCATCATATAAACCATCTTATCTTATTATTAGAATGGATAAATAATCGGTTTTTCAGTAAAGCTTACCCACTGAACCTCGGTAAACTCTTCAATATTCGCCAAGCCACCAAAGCGACCGCCATTTCCTGAGTCCCCCATCCCTCCGAAAGGCACGTGAAATTCGTTATTTACGGTTTGGTCATTAATATGAACCATACCCGCCTTCAGCCGGTCGGCCAGTGAGAATGCAACTCCGTAATTTTGTGTATGAATAGCGGCTGCCAGACCATAATCAGAACGTAATACCTGCTCTACCAAGTGGTCTTCATCCTTGAACGTTACAACCGGGACGACTGGGCCAAACAGCTCTTCTGCACAAGCTCTGTTACTGACGTCAACATTTGCCAAGATTGTAGGTTCATAGAAGAGCCTTTCTCCTTTTCCGCCCGTAATCAGGCGCGCACCCTGTTGGAGGCTCTCCTGCACGATGCCGTCAACTCGACGGTACTGGGCCTCATTAATCAGCGGGCCTATCTCGACTTCCTGACGATAGGGGTCACCAATGCGCAGTTTTCTGGCACGTTCAGCGAGTTTCTGTATATATTCATCAGCAACACTTTCATGGACGAAATGACGACCTGCCTGCATACAGATCTGCCCCTGATGCAGGAAACTGCCCCAGGCGCCATTGGAAGCAGCAGCATCCAGATCGGCATCGGCTAGCACGATAAAGGCATTATTGCCCCCTAGCTCAAGGGCTGCTTTTTTCAGCCGTCCGCCACATTTACTGCCGATTTTCTTGCCAACAGGTGTGGAACCTGTAAACGAAATCATTGCAACCGATTCATTCTCGACCAGTGCCTCACCGGCGATCACATCGCCGGGAACTACCGAAAAAACACCGGCGGGCAGACCAGCCTCTTCAAATGCACGCGCCATGAGCAAGCCACCAGTGACTGCACTTTGATGATCTGGTTTCAAAACAACCGCATTACCCAATGCAATGGCAGGTGCCACCGAGCGCATTGCCAACAACAGAGGGAAGTTCCAGGGCGCTATGACACCAATGACCCCCAAAGCTACATGGCGCACGATATTACGACGCCCGGGGACCGATGATGGATAAGTAGCGCCATCCGGATACATGGTCAGTGCCGCCGACGCGTTCAACTGCTCAATGGCCGCCTGCAATTCCCACTCAGCCTTGGGACGAATGGATCCACATTCACGGATATTCCATTCGATAAATAATTCAGCATTTTCTCTCATAACCTCAGCAACTTTGCGGAGACAGTCCGCGCGCTGATTAAAGGGTGTTGCCGCCCATTTACCCTGGGCAGCTTTAGAGCTGGAAACGGCCTTATCAACGTCAATAGCTGTGGTGAGAACAATTTTTCCCAAGGCATTTCCTGTTGCAGGCTCCAGGATATCCGCCACCTCGCCAGTGCTATCACACCAGCGGCCATCAAAAAATTTATTACTGTAATCTGAAATATTAAAATTCATGATCAACCCCATCTTGTTTTTATAATTTAACTTCAATCAACGAAGGCCCATTACTTTCCAATGCCGCTGCAAGTGAAAGCTTAAAGGATTTCAATGAATCAACATGTTCAGACTTGACGCCATATCCCTCAGCAATTTTCACGAAATCGACACCTTCAATTTCCAACCCAGGCGCACTATCGACATCGAAGAGTTCAGCAAACCATCTCAATGCCATATAGCCATTATTATTTAAAACAATGAATATGGCGGGTATTTGATATCGCACAGCTGTCCAGAGTGCGGAAATGCTGTAGTGCATGGAGCCATCACCAATAAAGGCAATGACTTGCCTGCACGGACAAGCCATCTGGACGCCAAGAGCGGCAGGCAGTGCAAATCCCAAACCACCGGCGGCAGCAAAATAGTAGCTGCCTGATGTTGCCATCGTCAGACGTGACCAGAGGGTTGCAAGTGTCGATGTGGCTTCATTCAGATAGATACTGTTTGCAGGTGCAATTTCTTCAACGCAGTCAAACAGGTTTTCGACCGTCAGCGCAGCACCATCATCTGTATTTCTGACAACGTCCTGTTTGAAAACCGGGCAATCAGCTTCTTTCTCAGGCAGTGCCGCATACAACTGTTCTACGAAAGGCTGGATACCGGTGATCAGCGCATCACCCATGGGGGCACGTGCGGCCTCGTCAGCATCACTGGTGACATGTACGAGCTGAGCTCCTTGAGGCAGTAGTGCCCCCGGATCCTTCTGGTGATAACGGAACACTGGGCCGCCAATAACCAGAATGAAATCATGCGACTTGATCTTGTCACACAGAGAAGCCTCTCCTGCCGGCAAGATGCCCGCGAAGCAACGATGATTTGTCGGGAAAGGGCAGCGTGGAGCAGAAGGCGCAACCCAGGCCGGGGCGTTCATGCGTTCCGCCAGTCTTGCGACCAGATCATTACAACCCGCGCTGTCGACTTCAGGCCCCAAGACCAGAACCGGGGACTGGGCCTGTGCTATCCTTTCCCGCAAATCCTGGATCGTGGACGGATCAACGCAAGCGACCTGAACGACCTTCCGGTCCAGTAGAAGATCAAGATTTTCACGCGCAGGTTCTTCCCAGTCATCATACGGGATAGAGACATATACGGGCCCGGGAGCATCAGAGACCGCCAGGTTGATTGCACGGTTGATACTGTAAGGTACTTCCTGAGGACTAAGCGGCTCGTAACTGTCCTTGACCAATGGCTTGGGCAACGTGGTCGCATCCGTATTTTTCAGCAAGGGATCGCTGAATACCATGCTTCGTGCCTGCTGACCCGAGGTGACCACGATGGGTGAATGCGAGTTACGTGAATTGGTCAGAGCCCCCATCGCATTGCCGGTTCCAGCCGCCGAGTGCAGATTTACAAAGGATGGCTGACCACTTGCCTGAGCATAACCATCAGCCATTCCAACAACCACGCCTTCATCGAGGCAGAGTACGTACTGAAAGTCGGCAGGAAAATCTTTAAGGAAGTGAAGCTCATTCGAGCCAGGGTTCCCAAAGACAGTATCAATTTTGTGGTTACGTAATATCTGATACACAGCATCTTTGACTGTCGGCACTTGCTTGGTCATGTTTGAGCCTTCATGTTTCTTTTTTTCATACACTATCAACGCCAAACATATCGATCCAATCAATATTTTTTGCTATAAGATATAGATTGAATTTATATCTATAGGGTAACTATGTTGCGCAAATCAGACCTCAGCCTAGTGAAGGTTTTCCTCGCGATTTATGAAAACGGGAGCCTCAGCCGAGCCGCCGAAGAGCTTAATATCACCCAGCCTTCCGTCAGTTACTCCCTGTCGCGTTTGAGAGAGCTGCTCAACGACCCTCTGTTCACACGCACACGTGATGGTATGATCCCGACCTTCGCAGCTGACCAGTTCTATCAGGTGTTTCATGAGTCCATCTGCAAAATCGAACGTAACTATTCAGTTGGCTTGATTTAAAAAGTTTTCGGATTATCGCTTGGCGCTGCCATGAAGGTCGGCAAACGTCCTTCGAACA
This DNA window, taken from Marinobacterium iners, encodes the following:
- a CDS encoding TRAP transporter small permease; this translates as MSFSAWLKKHYDEKGPALWLAFFLEVVASVVLFILMALTCVDVVGRYVFNSPLHGGTELTEIGLAVMVFAAMPVVTWRGGHIVVDLLDRFLGSVIVKVLALFAALVMSSSLYFLAWRIFELGERSIGRGVVTEFLGMPSGYVVMYIAVMSWATAFGMITYGVYRILFQDKH
- a CDS encoding TRAP transporter substrate-binding protein translates to MKKINKIYSVIATTFALSGMAYGETTLHVASWLPPSHPQNAVVIPTWGKWIEEATKGEVKIKIEYNLGHPKDLFTQVEDGVVDAAWSSTGYVPGRFELTQLAELPLYSANAEAASTAYWRVHEKYLSKAREFDGVEVVGLFTHAPGQIHTIEPITSLADLEGKKMRLGGGVMNALGERMKVVGVGAPAPKVYEMMQQGVIDGTFLPVCEQRTIRLNEVARNLTLLPGGMYQTSFAFFINPDFLDSLSEENRTALLSVSGERLSRLAGAEWERCGDEALQESIAKGVQVNVVKKGDPMAEEFVRVAEGLDEAWLASVKDSGVDAESALSEFRDIAMKLESEYKD
- a CDS encoding enolase C-terminal domain-like protein yields the protein MSDIFIKKVDVRAVNVPLEYPVYTAIGVVDTSPLVLIDIHTDANVVGRSYIFAYSPVVLSALKTLTESLSGLILESRLEPVAINQMLENKFKLLGYTGLMRMAGSGIDMALWDAFSKSANLPLYKLLGGSKKEIKSYDSHSMDGIELAAMRAENAASQGFKGVKTKIGYSHVNEDIAVIRRIREAAGENIKIMVDYNQGLSVPEAINRINALESEGVYWVEEPVSYFDDEACRQVKERVNIPVQVGENWLGTEDMIKTLRLGANDFAMPDIMKIGGVTGWIKAAALAEAYAKPMSSHLFQEFSAHLLTVTETAHWLERLDIAKSVVDSSLKFCDGRAVLSDEPGAGFEWKESEIEKFII
- a CDS encoding alpha-hydroxy-acid oxidizing protein, coding for MKMISHNDYRRAAKSKLPKMVFDYLEGGADNEVGLQHNLSEIEKIKFAPKRLLDVGSRNISRTILGKSQQAPFAVAPTGLNGMFSSNGDVKIARAAAKAGIPFSLSTASNASIEEVAKACDGELWFQLYVIHRELAKQFVERAKNSGYQVLILTVDVGVNGYRERDLRNGFSLPAKYTPRTILDGALHPAWSLNLLKNGMPKLANFETAELNDIEVQAALMSRKMDASFNWEDLRWLRDQWPHRLVVKGINSVEDVKRCAEMGIDGVVLSNHGGRQLDSCIAPIQILERAASSVDISVMIDSGIRRGSDIVKAVALGAEATLIGRPLLWALAARGEEGVGEMIQMLKDDVDRTLAHIGCADINQLDKSFIYS
- a CDS encoding TRAP transporter large permease: MEWYIAIGFLFSTLFILMLSGLPVVFAFFCVNLLGAFVFLGGEFGLIQMARNSAEAINLFSLVPVPLFILMGELLFHTGLAQRTISAIERLISAVPGRLSIVSVLGGTAFATLSGSSIANTAMMGSSLLPEMTRKGYHPTMAMGPILAVGGIAILIPPSALAVTLASLGGISISKLLIAGVVPGIMIGVVTLLYVIVRCAMNPSLAPCDHDLKNPKGSKWTPFLKDVVPLFIIFFAVVGSLVFGLASPTESAAFGVVAALVAAFLYKSININKIFVALTETAKLSASILFILVASTTFSQILSFSGATTGLLEAVSNLQLTSIHLVILMLLTLLVLGCFVDQISMIMLTLPFFIPLVHTTGIDLVWFGVLVLIAMEISLLTPPFGLLLLVMQGVAPGSTKLTQVYAAALPFVGLQITVLIVVLTFPNIVSILQVPN
- a CDS encoding TRAP transporter small permease — encoded protein: MRILYERTLITMVVASGLTILLMSVMVFLNVILRNLDIASFSWVVELSEYGLTVSTFLAAPWVLKEGCHVSVDVLVKNMTGLKKAILGRLISLVGLGISFILLGLFSYILYHSIHEESLLIKTIVIPEYLILVFPVVSLFFICVEFSIRSFGAEA
- the dctP gene encoding TRAP transporter substrate-binding protein DctP yields the protein MMNKNKINKYLPLSLAIMFSGYTSVSIAGDQVEISAISAFNKGTAISKGFDQFVASINEDKNAPVRIRYVGGPEAMPPFQIGNAIKNGVVDMILSTGAFYSNVMPAADSLKLTRYSPQELRAAGKWSQLQKIWKEEMNVHLLAYTNYGNEFHLYTNKPLTSANLEGQRLRITPIYRAFFEELGASVMQTTPGEVYTALERGVVDGYGWTMQGVFDLGWQEQTKYRVDPGFYQADVTVMVNERTWSSKLTKEQRDYLTQKALWLESLNDNNAAISQNERKLQQDAGIQTLTLEGNEKERYLKVAYDAAWRELLDNDEETTKRIKEIID
- a CDS encoding aldehyde dehydrogenase family protein, which produces MNFNISDYSNKFFDGRWCDSTGEVADILEPATGNALGKIVLTTAIDVDKAVSSSKAAQGKWAATPFNQRADCLRKVAEVMRENAELFIEWNIRECGSIRPKAEWELQAAIEQLNASAALTMYPDGATYPSSVPGRRNIVRHVALGVIGVIAPWNFPLLLAMRSVAPAIALGNAVVLKPDHQSAVTGGLLMARAFEEAGLPAGVFSVVPGDVIAGEALVENESVAMISFTGSTPVGKKIGSKCGGRLKKAALELGGNNAFIVLADADLDAAASNGAWGSFLHQGQICMQAGRHFVHESVADEYIQKLAERARKLRIGDPYRQEVEIGPLINEAQYRRVDGIVQESLQQGARLITGGKGERLFYEPTILANVDVSNRACAEELFGPVVPVVTFKDEDHLVEQVLRSDYGLAAAIHTQNYGVAFSLADRLKAGMVHINDQTVNNEFHVPFGGMGDSGNGGRFGGLANIEEFTEVQWVSFTEKPIIYPF
- the mdlC gene encoding benzoylformate decarboxylase; protein product: MTKQVPTVKDAVYQILRNHKIDTVFGNPGSNELHFLKDFPADFQYVLCLDEGVVVGMADGYAQASGQPSFVNLHSAAGTGNAMGALTNSRNSHSPIVVTSGQQARSMVFSDPLLKNTDATTLPKPLVKDSYEPLSPQEVPYSINRAINLAVSDAPGPVYVSIPYDDWEEPARENLDLLLDRKVVQVACVDPSTIQDLRERIAQAQSPVLVLGPEVDSAGCNDLVARLAERMNAPAWVAPSAPRCPFPTNHRCFAGILPAGEASLCDKIKSHDFILVIGGPVFRYHQKDPGALLPQGAQLVHVTSDADEAARAPMGDALITGIQPFVEQLYAALPEKEADCPVFKQDVVRNTDDGAALTVENLFDCVEEIAPANSIYLNEATSTLATLWSRLTMATSGSYYFAAAGGLGFALPAALGVQMACPCRQVIAFIGDGSMHYSISALWTAVRYQIPAIFIVLNNNGYMALRWFAELFDVDSAPGLEIEGVDFVKIAEGYGVKSEHVDSLKSFKLSLAAALESNGPSLIEVKL
- a CDS encoding helix-turn-helix domain-containing protein, which gives rise to MKVFLAIYENGSLSRAAEELNITQPSVSYSLSRLRELLNDPLFTRTRDGMIPTFAADQFYQVFHESICKIERNYSVGLI